In Capsicum annuum cultivar UCD-10X-F1 chromosome 11, UCD10Xv1.1, whole genome shotgun sequence, one genomic interval encodes:
- the LOC107852856 gene encoding heavy metal-associated isoprenylated plant protein 37 isoform X2, with protein sequence MKKNFEEMTKDEDFKLLKIQTCVLRVNIHCDGCKQKVKKLLQRIEGVYQVNIDSEQQKVTVSGSVDTGTLIKKLVKAGKHAELWSQNNANQNLKQNPNCIKDNSKNNKNQKQQGDGVIKNQQKFNLVPEEVDYLDEDYDEDEDVGYAEEEMRLMRDGARQQMALLRQQAEAKKAMAAAMANGKVNNNNVAANDKKTGPIPNMTMKPNPGGGGGIDPRTMAALKMNMNNAAGGQLGGNVNLAEAAKMGMVGGNDINAMMNLAGFHGNNNGTTTTNTNNNVAAFLNAAGGGGGGFQVHPNNGIPGSLATGGHHHPSASMLMNVNNGGQQQQQQYNPSPMLTNFQNRHAMQQPPPQMMYNRSPFVPPSTGYYYNNSNNNYGQVPYTTTYADPYYYTSPAAADQSATANAHMFSDENPSSCSIM encoded by the exons atgaaaaaa AACTTTGAAGAAATGACTAAAGATGAAGACTTTAAGCTGCTCAAGATtcag acATGTGTGCTCAGAGTAAACATACATTGTGATGGATGCAAGCAGAAAGTGAAGAAGCTCCTTCAAAGAATTGAAG GTGTTTACCAAGTAAACATAGACTCTGAGCAGCAAAAAGTGACTGTTTCTGGTAGTGTTGACACTGgaactttgattaaaaaattggTTAAGGCTGGTAAGCATGCCGAGCTTTGGTCGCAGAATAATGCTAATCAGAATCTGAAACAAAATCCCAACTGTATCAAAGATAACAgcaagaacaacaaaaatcaaaagcAGCAAGGCGACGGTGTTATCAAGAATCAGCAGAAGTTCAATCTTGTGCCTGAGGAAGTTGATTATCTCGACGAGGACTATGATGAGGATGAAGACGTTGGTTATGCTGAGGAAGAGATGCGGCTTATGAGAGATGGAGCAAGACAACAAATGGCTCTTCTAAGACAGCAAGCAGAAGCAAAGAAAGCTATGGCAGCTGCTATGGCTAATGGTaaagtaaacaacaacaatgTTGCTGCCAATGACAAGAAAACGGGGCCGATTCCGAATATGACAATGAAGCCAAATCCCGGAGGTGGTGGTGGCATCGACCCGAGAACAATGGCTGCTTTGAAAATGAACATGAATAATGCTGCTGGTGGTCAACTAGGTGGAAATGTGAATCTTGCTGAGGCAGCAAAAATGGGAATGGTTGGAGGAAATGACATAAACGCAATGATGAATCTTGCTGGTTTTCACGGGAACAACAAcggtactactactactaataccAACAACAACGTTGCTGCATTCTTGAACGCTGCTGGAGGGGGTGGAGGTGGGTTTCAAGTTCATCCAAACAACGGTATACCGGGATCTTTAGCCACCGGTGGTCATCATCATCCATCTGCTTCAATGCTTATGAACGTGAACAACGGCGGCCAACAACAACAGCAGCAGTACAATCCATCACCAATGCTAACGAATTTTCAAAACAGGCATGCTATGCAACAACCACCACCTCAGATGATGTACAATAGGTCTCCTTTCGTTCCTCCATCCACCGGTTATTACTACAACAATAGTAATAACAACTACGGCCAAGTCCCTTACACCACCACCTACGCCGATCCTTATTACTACACTTCTCCGGCCGCTGCTGATCAATCTGCTACTGCTAATGCTCATATGTTCAGTGATGAGAATCCTAGCAGTTGTTCCATTATGTAA
- the LOC107852856 gene encoding heavy metal-associated isoprenylated plant protein 37 isoform X3, with amino-acid sequence MTKDEDFKLLKIQTCVLRVNIHCDGCKQKVKKLLQRIEGVYQVNIDSEQQKVTVSGSVDTGTLIKKLVKAGKHAELWSQNNANQNLKQNPNCIKDNSKNNKNQKQQGDGVIKNQQKFNLVPEEVDYLDEDYDEDEDVGYAEEEMRLMRDGARQQMALLRQQAEAKKAMAAAMANGKVNNNNVAANDKKTGPIPNMTMKPNPGGGGGIDPRTMAALKMNMNNAAGGQLGGNVNLAEAAKMGMVGGNDINAMMNLAGFHGNNNGTTTTNTNNNVAAFLNAAGGGGGGFQVHPNNGIPGSLATGGHHHPSASMLMNVNNGGQQQQQQYNPSPMLTNFQNRHAMQQPPPQMMYNRSPFVPPSTGYYYNNSNNNYGQVPYTTTYADPYYYTSPAAADQSATANAHMFSDENPSSCSIM; translated from the exons ATGACTAAAGATGAAGACTTTAAGCTGCTCAAGATtcag acATGTGTGCTCAGAGTAAACATACATTGTGATGGATGCAAGCAGAAAGTGAAGAAGCTCCTTCAAAGAATTGAAG GTGTTTACCAAGTAAACATAGACTCTGAGCAGCAAAAAGTGACTGTTTCTGGTAGTGTTGACACTGgaactttgattaaaaaattggTTAAGGCTGGTAAGCATGCCGAGCTTTGGTCGCAGAATAATGCTAATCAGAATCTGAAACAAAATCCCAACTGTATCAAAGATAACAgcaagaacaacaaaaatcaaaagcAGCAAGGCGACGGTGTTATCAAGAATCAGCAGAAGTTCAATCTTGTGCCTGAGGAAGTTGATTATCTCGACGAGGACTATGATGAGGATGAAGACGTTGGTTATGCTGAGGAAGAGATGCGGCTTATGAGAGATGGAGCAAGACAACAAATGGCTCTTCTAAGACAGCAAGCAGAAGCAAAGAAAGCTATGGCAGCTGCTATGGCTAATGGTaaagtaaacaacaacaatgTTGCTGCCAATGACAAGAAAACGGGGCCGATTCCGAATATGACAATGAAGCCAAATCCCGGAGGTGGTGGTGGCATCGACCCGAGAACAATGGCTGCTTTGAAAATGAACATGAATAATGCTGCTGGTGGTCAACTAGGTGGAAATGTGAATCTTGCTGAGGCAGCAAAAATGGGAATGGTTGGAGGAAATGACATAAACGCAATGATGAATCTTGCTGGTTTTCACGGGAACAACAAcggtactactactactaataccAACAACAACGTTGCTGCATTCTTGAACGCTGCTGGAGGGGGTGGAGGTGGGTTTCAAGTTCATCCAAACAACGGTATACCGGGATCTTTAGCCACCGGTGGTCATCATCATCCATCTGCTTCAATGCTTATGAACGTGAACAACGGCGGCCAACAACAACAGCAGCAGTACAATCCATCACCAATGCTAACGAATTTTCAAAACAGGCATGCTATGCAACAACCACCACCTCAGATGATGTACAATAGGTCTCCTTTCGTTCCTCCATCCACCGGTTATTACTACAACAATAGTAATAACAACTACGGCCAAGTCCCTTACACCACCACCTACGCCGATCCTTATTACTACACTTCTCCGGCCGCTGCTGATCAATCTGCTACTGCTAATGCTCATATGTTCAGTGATGAGAATCCTAGCAGTTGTTCCATTATGTAA
- the LOC107852856 gene encoding heavy metal-associated isoprenylated plant protein 37 isoform X1 — protein sequence MKKNFEEMTKDEDFKLLKIQTCVLRVNIHCDGCKQKVKKLLQRIEGVYQVNIDSEQQKVTVSGSVDTGTLIKKLVKAGKHAELWSQNNANQNLKQNPNCIKDNSKNNKNQKQQGDGVIKNQQKFNLVPEEVDYLDEDYDEDEDVGYAEEEMRLMRDGARQQMALLRQQAEAKKAMAAAMANGKVNNNNVAANDKKTGPIPNMTMKPNPGGGGGIDPRTMAALKMNMNNAAGGQLGGNVNLAEAAKMGMVGGNDINAMMNLAGFHGNNNGTTTTNTNNNVAAFLNAAGGGGGGFQVHPNNGIPGSLATGGHHHPSASMLMNVNNGGQQQQQQYNPSPMLTNFQNRHAMQQPPPQMMYNRSPFVPPSTGYYYNNSNNNYGQVPYTTTYADPYYYTSPAAADQSATANAHMFSDENPSSCSIM from the exons aTGAAAAAA AACTTTGAAGAAATGACTAAAGATGAAGACTTTAAGCTGCTCAAGATtcag acATGTGTGCTCAGAGTAAACATACATTGTGATGGATGCAAGCAGAAAGTGAAGAAGCTCCTTCAAAGAATTGAAG GTGTTTACCAAGTAAACATAGACTCTGAGCAGCAAAAAGTGACTGTTTCTGGTAGTGTTGACACTGgaactttgattaaaaaattggTTAAGGCTGGTAAGCATGCCGAGCTTTGGTCGCAGAATAATGCTAATCAGAATCTGAAACAAAATCCCAACTGTATCAAAGATAACAgcaagaacaacaaaaatcaaaagcAGCAAGGCGACGGTGTTATCAAGAATCAGCAGAAGTTCAATCTTGTGCCTGAGGAAGTTGATTATCTCGACGAGGACTATGATGAGGATGAAGACGTTGGTTATGCTGAGGAAGAGATGCGGCTTATGAGAGATGGAGCAAGACAACAAATGGCTCTTCTAAGACAGCAAGCAGAAGCAAAGAAAGCTATGGCAGCTGCTATGGCTAATGGTaaagtaaacaacaacaatgTTGCTGCCAATGACAAGAAAACGGGGCCGATTCCGAATATGACAATGAAGCCAAATCCCGGAGGTGGTGGTGGCATCGACCCGAGAACAATGGCTGCTTTGAAAATGAACATGAATAATGCTGCTGGTGGTCAACTAGGTGGAAATGTGAATCTTGCTGAGGCAGCAAAAATGGGAATGGTTGGAGGAAATGACATAAACGCAATGATGAATCTTGCTGGTTTTCACGGGAACAACAAcggtactactactactaataccAACAACAACGTTGCTGCATTCTTGAACGCTGCTGGAGGGGGTGGAGGTGGGTTTCAAGTTCATCCAAACAACGGTATACCGGGATCTTTAGCCACCGGTGGTCATCATCATCCATCTGCTTCAATGCTTATGAACGTGAACAACGGCGGCCAACAACAACAGCAGCAGTACAATCCATCACCAATGCTAACGAATTTTCAAAACAGGCATGCTATGCAACAACCACCACCTCAGATGATGTACAATAGGTCTCCTTTCGTTCCTCCATCCACCGGTTATTACTACAACAATAGTAATAACAACTACGGCCAAGTCCCTTACACCACCACCTACGCCGATCCTTATTACTACACTTCTCCGGCCGCTGCTGATCAATCTGCTACTGCTAATGCTCATATGTTCAGTGATGAGAATCCTAGCAGTTGTTCCATTATGTAA